From a region of the Lactuca sativa cultivar Salinas chromosome 4, Lsat_Salinas_v11, whole genome shotgun sequence genome:
- the LOC111877901 gene encoding protein JINGUBANG has product MSYLQTSNSQDEPMLQYSYYLHQDSDFLYTQSIDSIPAIASQPHHPYYHCISTIKCNNAYISSLVIHGNLLYTGSSNKEIRIWKRESLTTSHKFDQEYQSDSIMITGEGAIKSLIVSSDKIFSAHQDHKIRAWKVEGQDRKLTHLATLPTFGDWALKLLTPKNHVQVRRHKTSTWVNHVDTVSALALSRDGLVIYSVSWDRTLKIWRTTDFKCVESVANAHDDAINTVAISSNGDVYTGSTDKKIKIWRKSAENQNHFLVNTLKKHKSGVNALVLSSNEMVLYSGASDRSIMVWEKSDDEGNMVIVTILRGHSKSILCLSVVSDLVCSGSEDETIRIWRGMGKCYFCLAVLEGHKGPVKCLTSEIDDGSSSDTLASYFIYSGGLDSDIKVWQIFIPLC; this is encoded by the coding sequence ATGTCATATCTTCAAACTTCTAACTCACAAGATGAACCAATGTTGCAATATTCTTATTATCTTCACCAAGACTCAGACTTTCTCTACACCCAATCAATTGATTCAATTCCAGCCATCGCATCACAACCCCATCATCCATATTACCACTGCATCTCCACAATCAAATGCAACAACGCCTACATCTCCTCTCTTGTCATTCATGGAAACTTGCTATACACCGGTTCTTCCAACAAAGAAATCCGTATATGGAAACGCGAATCCTTAACAACATCACATAAATTCGATCAAGAATACCAAAGTGACAGCATCATGATCACAGGAGAAGGTGCAATAAAGTCACTCATCGTTTCTTCCGACAAAATATTCAGCGCCCATCAAGACCACAAAATCCGTGCATGGAAAGTCGAGGGGCAAGATCGGAAATTAACACACTTAGCCACACTCCCAACGTTTGGAGATTGGGCACTTAAGCTTTTAACACCAAAGAACCACGTACAAGTGAGACGCCACAAGACCTCCACATGGGTTAATCATGTTGATACTGTATCAGCACTCGCCTTGTCCAGGGACGGTTTGGTCATTTACTCGGTGTCATGGGATAGGACACTAAAGATTTGGCGAACAACTGACTTCAAATGTGTAGAGTCTGTAGCTAATGCACATGATGATGCAATAAACACTGTTGCGATATCGAGTAATGGAGATGTTTATACAGGATCCactgataaaaaaataaaaatctggAGGAAATCAGCAGAAAATCAGAACCACTTTCTGGTTAATACACTAAAGAAACACAAATCTGGGGTTAATGCATTGGTGTTAAGCAGTAATGAGATGGTTTTGTATTCGGGTGCGAGTGATAGGTCTATTATGGTTTGGGAGAAGAGTGACGACGAGGGTAATATGGTAATAGTTACTATTCTCAGGGGGCATTCTAAGTCGATATTGTGTTTGAGTGTTGTGTCGGATCTGGTGTGTAGCGGGTCGGAAGATGAAACTATAAGAATTTGGAGAGGAATGGGGAAATGCTACTTTTGTTTGGCTGTATTGGAGGGGCATAAAGGTCCAGTGAAGTGTTTGACATCTGAAATAGATGATGGTAGTTCATCTGATACATTGGCTTCTTACTTTATCTACAGTGGTGGTTTGGATTCTGACATTAAAGTTTGGCAGATTTTCATCCCTTTATGCTAG